One segment of Coffea arabica cultivar ET-39 chromosome 7c, Coffea Arabica ET-39 HiFi, whole genome shotgun sequence DNA contains the following:
- the LOC113697829 gene encoding lycopene beta cyclase, chloroplastic/chromoplastic-like — protein MGILLKTPNKLHFVSPLCGFADKVSALSSLKPQISQEFSKFGCKKSCFRGGSGRNGWIKASSSAILELVPETKKENLEFELPLYDPSKGLVVDLAVVGGGPAGLAVAQQVSEAGLSVCSIDPSPKLIWPNNYGVWVDEFEAMDLLDCLDATWSGAVVYIDDQNTKDLDRPYGRVNRKLLKSKMMQKCIVNGVKFHQAKVVKVIHEESKSLLICNDGVTIQAAAVLDATGFARCLVQYDKPYNPGYQVAYGILAEVEEHPFDVNKMVFMDWRDSHLNNNLVLKERNRRIPTFLYAMPFSSDRIFLEETSLVARPGVPMEDIQERMVARLRHLGIKVKSIEEDERCVIPMGGPLPVIPQRVVGIGGTAGMVHPSTGYMVARTLAAAPIVANAVVRYLGSDKTPVGADISSEVWKDLWPIERRRQREFFCFGMDILLKLDLDATRRFFDTFFNLEPRYWHGFLSSRLFLPELVLFGLSLFSHASNTSRFEIMTKGTLPLVNMINNLLQDGE, from the coding sequence ATGGGGATTTTGCTGAAGACACctaataagcttcattttgtgTCTCCCTTGTGTGGTTTTGCTGATAAAGTTAGTGCCTTGAGCTCTTTGAAGCCTCAGATTAGTCAAGAATTTAGCAAGTTTGGTTGTAAAAAATCTTGCTTTAGAGGAGGGAGTGGTAGAAATGGTTGGATTAAGGCTAGTAGTAGTGCTATTTTGGAACTTGTTCCTGAAACCAAGAAAGAaaatcttgaatttgaacttCCTTTATATGACCCCTCAAAAGGGCTGGTTGTGGATTTGGCTGTTGTAGGGGGTGGCCCTGCAGGGCTTGCAGTTGCACAGCAAGTCTCAGAAGCAGGGCTTTCTGTTTGTTCAATTGATCCTTCTCCCAAATTGATTTGGCCTAATAATTATGGTGTCTGGGTCGATGAATTTGAGGCTATGGATTTGTTAGATTGCCTCGACGCCACGTGGTCAGGTGCTGTTGTTTATATTGATGATCAGAATACTAAAGATCTCGATAGACCTTATGGGAGGGTTAATAGGAAACTGTTGAAATCgaaaatgatgcaaaaatgCATAGTGAATGGTGTCAAGTTTCATCAAGCTAAGGTTGTGAAAGTTATCCATGAAGAGTCCAAATCTTTGTTGATCTGTAATGATGGTGTTACCATTCAAGCTGCTGCAGTACTAGATGCAACTGGTTTTGCTAGATGTTTGGTTCAGTATGATAAGCCATATAATCCTGGATACCAAGTAGCTTATGGAATTTTGGCAGAAGTAGAAGAGCATCCCTTTGATGTAAACAAGATGGTTTTCATGGATTGGCGAGATTCACATCTTAATAATAACTTGGTACTAAAGGAGAGAAACCGAAGGATACCAACTTTTCTTTATGCCATGCCATTTTCATCAgataggatttttcttgaagaaaCTTCCCTTGTGGCTCGTCCAGGAGTTCCGATGGAGGATATTCAAGAGAGGATGGTTGCTCGGTTAAGGCACCTTGGGATAAAAGTTAAAAGTATTGAAGAGGATGAGCGGTGTGTGATTCCGATGGGGGGCCCTCTTCCAGTAATACCTCAGAGAGTTGTTGGAATTGGTGGTACAGCTGGCATGGTACACCCTTCAACTGGGTATATGGTAGCAAGGACTCTAGCAGCAGCTCCTATTGTTGCCAATGCCGTAGTTCGATACCTTGGTTCAGATAAAACTCCTGTGGGTGCAGATATATCTTCAGAAGTCTGGAAAGATTTGTGGCCAATAGAAAGGAGACGCCAAAGGGAATTCTTTTGCTTTGGGATGGATATTCTGTTGAAGCTTGATTTAGATGCCACAAGAAGATTTTTTGATACCTTTTTCAACCTAGAACCTCGATACTGGCACGGGTTCTTGTCATCTCGATTATTTCTTCCAGAGCTAGTTCTTTTTGGgctttctcttttctctcacGCCTCCAATACCTCAAGATTTGAGATTATGACAAAGGGAACTCTCCCTTTGGTAAATATGATCAATAACTTATTGCAGGATGGAGAATAA
- the LOC113699575 gene encoding probable LRR receptor-like serine/threonine-protein kinase At2g16250 isoform X1, producing the protein MTWVITMAHVYDNWERLVRATLRMEDLRITGEKTPSEVSSISSSLSSPSFNSRTASSSFKFSKTAASPVQFSSLYLSSFLLAAAGRAFEYAEILEATDRLSESNLIKRGRSGDLFRGRLRDKSNVVVKKIDLSSSVEKQERLVTELGVLGKVSHNRLVPLLGYCLQNKNNDDRFLVYKYMPYKDLSSFRGLESDGNDSSQSLDFVRRMKIAIGAAEGLCYLHHECVPPLAHRDIQASSILLDDRSEVRLGSLSDVCAQKWETESHKHMVSKFLRLPLRSDQGPSGSPEAAWEDDVYCFGKILLELVTGKLGMSASSSDAAMKEWLEQTLPLISIYEKELLPIIIDPSLIIDEDLLEEVWAVAIVARSCLNPRPSRRPLMRYVLKALENPHEVLREPIDSLLIRVE; encoded by the exons ATGACTTGGGTTATAACCATGGCTCATGTTTATGACAACTGGGAAAGGCTTGTCCGAGCCACGCTGCGGATGGAGGATCTCCGGATCACCGGTGAAAAGACTCCCAGTGAGGTTTCCTCCATATCATCATCCCTCTCATCACCTTCCTTCAATTCTAGAACTGCATCATCTTCCTTCAAATTTAGTAAAACTGCTGCTTCACCTGTGCAATTTTCATCTTTATACTTGTCCAGCTTTTTGCTGGCAGCGGCGGGACGGGCATTTGAATATGCTGAAATTCTTGAAGCTACAGATCGCTTGAGTGAATCGAATCTCATCAAGCGTGGACGCTCCGGGGATCTGTTTCGTGGTAGGTTGAGAGATAAAAGTAATGTTGTAGTCAAAAAAATTGATTTGTCTTCCTCTGTTGAGAAGCAAGAGAGATTGGTAACAGAGTTGGGAGTTTTAGGGAAGGTTTCCCATAATAGACTGGTTCCTCTGCTGGGGTATTGCTTGCAGAATAAGAACAATGATGACAGGTTTCTGGTTTACAAGTATATGCCTTACAAGGATTTGTCGAGTTTTCGTGGATTGGAGAGTGATGGTAATGACAGTTCCCAATCGCTGGATTTTGTTAGGAGGATGAAGATTGCAATTGGAGCTGCAGAGGGTCTGTGCTACCTACATCACGAATGCGTTCCACCTCTTGCTCACAG GGATATTCAAGCCAGCAGCATACTCCTCGATGATAGATCTGAAGTACGTTTAGGAAGCTTAAGTGATGTCTGTGCTCAAAAGTGGGAGACTGAGAGTCATAAACATATGGTTAGCAAGTTTTTGCGGTTGCCACT GAGATCTGATCAAGGTCCATCTG GTAGCCCAGAGGCTGCATGGGAGGATGATGTCTATTGCTTTGGGAAGATTCTGCTTGAGCTTGTTACAGGAAAGCTAGGTATGAGTGCATCATCTAGTGATGCTGCCATGAAGGAGTGGTTGGAGCAGACACTACCCTTGATTAGCATTTATGAAAAGGAACTTCTGCCAATAATTATCGATCCATCCTTGATCATAGACGAAGATCTATTGGAGGAAGTATGGGCTGTGGCTATAGTTGCTAGGTCTTGCCTCAATCCTCGACCTTCAAGGCGACCACTGATGAGATATGTTCTTAAAGCTCTGGAAAACCCTCATGAAGTATTGAGGGAGCCCATTGACTCCCTTCTCATCAGGGTAGAATAA
- the LOC113699575 gene encoding probable LRR receptor-like serine/threonine-protein kinase At2g16250 isoform X2, which produces MTWVITMAHVYDNWERLVRATLRMEDLRITGEKTPSEVSSISSSLSSPSFNSRTASSSFKFSKTAASPVQFSSLYLSSFLLAAAGRAFEYAEILEATDRLSESNLIKRGRSGDLFRGRLRDKSNVVVKKIDLSSSVEKQERLVTELGVLGKVSHNRLVPLLGYCLQNKNNDDRFLVYKYMPYKDLSSFRGLESDGNDSSQSLDFVRRMKIAIGAAEGLCYLHHECVPPLAHRRSDQGPSGSPEAAWEDDVYCFGKILLELVTGKLGMSASSSDAAMKEWLEQTLPLISIYEKELLPIIIDPSLIIDEDLLEEVWAVAIVARSCLNPRPSRRPLMRYVLKALENPHEVLREPIDSLLIRVE; this is translated from the exons ATGACTTGGGTTATAACCATGGCTCATGTTTATGACAACTGGGAAAGGCTTGTCCGAGCCACGCTGCGGATGGAGGATCTCCGGATCACCGGTGAAAAGACTCCCAGTGAGGTTTCCTCCATATCATCATCCCTCTCATCACCTTCCTTCAATTCTAGAACTGCATCATCTTCCTTCAAATTTAGTAAAACTGCTGCTTCACCTGTGCAATTTTCATCTTTATACTTGTCCAGCTTTTTGCTGGCAGCGGCGGGACGGGCATTTGAATATGCTGAAATTCTTGAAGCTACAGATCGCTTGAGTGAATCGAATCTCATCAAGCGTGGACGCTCCGGGGATCTGTTTCGTGGTAGGTTGAGAGATAAAAGTAATGTTGTAGTCAAAAAAATTGATTTGTCTTCCTCTGTTGAGAAGCAAGAGAGATTGGTAACAGAGTTGGGAGTTTTAGGGAAGGTTTCCCATAATAGACTGGTTCCTCTGCTGGGGTATTGCTTGCAGAATAAGAACAATGATGACAGGTTTCTGGTTTACAAGTATATGCCTTACAAGGATTTGTCGAGTTTTCGTGGATTGGAGAGTGATGGTAATGACAGTTCCCAATCGCTGGATTTTGTTAGGAGGATGAAGATTGCAATTGGAGCTGCAGAGGGTCTGTGCTACCTACATCACGAATGCGTTCCACCTCTTGCTCACAG GAGATCTGATCAAGGTCCATCTG GTAGCCCAGAGGCTGCATGGGAGGATGATGTCTATTGCTTTGGGAAGATTCTGCTTGAGCTTGTTACAGGAAAGCTAGGTATGAGTGCATCATCTAGTGATGCTGCCATGAAGGAGTGGTTGGAGCAGACACTACCCTTGATTAGCATTTATGAAAAGGAACTTCTGCCAATAATTATCGATCCATCCTTGATCATAGACGAAGATCTATTGGAGGAAGTATGGGCTGTGGCTATAGTTGCTAGGTCTTGCCTCAATCCTCGACCTTCAAGGCGACCACTGATGAGATATGTTCTTAAAGCTCTGGAAAACCCTCATGAAGTATTGAGGGAGCCCATTGACTCCCTTCTCATCAGGGTAGAATAA
- the LOC113699575 gene encoding probable LRR receptor-like serine/threonine-protein kinase At2g16250 isoform X3, with amino-acid sequence MFMTTGKGLSEPRCGWRISGSPVKRLPVSFLLAAAGRAFEYAEILEATDRLSESNLIKRGRSGDLFRGRLRDKSNVVVKKIDLSSSVEKQERLVTELGVLGKVSHNRLVPLLGYCLQNKNNDDRFLVYKYMPYKDLSSFRGLESDGNDSSQSLDFVRRMKIAIGAAEGLCYLHHECVPPLAHRDIQASSILLDDRSEVRLGSLSDVCAQKWETESHKHMVSKFLRLPLRSDQGPSGSPEAAWEDDVYCFGKILLELVTGKLGMSASSSDAAMKEWLEQTLPLISIYEKELLPIIIDPSLIIDEDLLEEVWAVAIVARSCLNPRPSRRPLMRYVLKALENPHEVLREPIDSLLIRVE; translated from the exons ATGTTTATGACAACTGGGAAAGGCTTGTCCGAGCCACGCTGCGGATGGAGGATCTCCGGATCACCGGTGAAAAGACTCCCAGTGAG CTTTTTGCTGGCAGCGGCGGGACGGGCATTTGAATATGCTGAAATTCTTGAAGCTACAGATCGCTTGAGTGAATCGAATCTCATCAAGCGTGGACGCTCCGGGGATCTGTTTCGTGGTAGGTTGAGAGATAAAAGTAATGTTGTAGTCAAAAAAATTGATTTGTCTTCCTCTGTTGAGAAGCAAGAGAGATTGGTAACAGAGTTGGGAGTTTTAGGGAAGGTTTCCCATAATAGACTGGTTCCTCTGCTGGGGTATTGCTTGCAGAATAAGAACAATGATGACAGGTTTCTGGTTTACAAGTATATGCCTTACAAGGATTTGTCGAGTTTTCGTGGATTGGAGAGTGATGGTAATGACAGTTCCCAATCGCTGGATTTTGTTAGGAGGATGAAGATTGCAATTGGAGCTGCAGAGGGTCTGTGCTACCTACATCACGAATGCGTTCCACCTCTTGCTCACAG GGATATTCAAGCCAGCAGCATACTCCTCGATGATAGATCTGAAGTACGTTTAGGAAGCTTAAGTGATGTCTGTGCTCAAAAGTGGGAGACTGAGAGTCATAAACATATGGTTAGCAAGTTTTTGCGGTTGCCACT GAGATCTGATCAAGGTCCATCTG GTAGCCCAGAGGCTGCATGGGAGGATGATGTCTATTGCTTTGGGAAGATTCTGCTTGAGCTTGTTACAGGAAAGCTAGGTATGAGTGCATCATCTAGTGATGCTGCCATGAAGGAGTGGTTGGAGCAGACACTACCCTTGATTAGCATTTATGAAAAGGAACTTCTGCCAATAATTATCGATCCATCCTTGATCATAGACGAAGATCTATTGGAGGAAGTATGGGCTGTGGCTATAGTTGCTAGGTCTTGCCTCAATCCTCGACCTTCAAGGCGACCACTGATGAGATATGTTCTTAAAGCTCTGGAAAACCCTCATGAAGTATTGAGGGAGCCCATTGACTCCCTTCTCATCAGGGTAGAATAA
- the LOC113698687 gene encoding probable LRR receptor-like serine/threonine-protein kinase At2g16250: protein MAHVYDNWERLVRTILRMEDLRYTGERTPSDVSAISLLSSSFNLSSTASSPLRPISSFNFSTLLLSAAGEAFEYAEILAATGYLSKSNLIKRGRSGDLFRGSLRGNTPVVVKRIDLSSSVEKQARLITELGVLGKVSHSRLVPLLGYCMENGINDDKFLVYKYMPYKDLSSFQGLEGDDESSQSLDFVRRMKIAIGAAEGLCYLHEECNPPLVHRDIQATSILLDDRFEVRLGSLSEVYAQKRETTESRQNIISRFLRLPQRRSSNQGTSGTPEATWADDVYCFGKVLLQLVTGKLGISASSEAVMKVWLEQTLPYISIYDKELVTKIIDPSLFIDEELLEEAWAVAIVARSCLNPRPSMRPLMRFVLKALENPHEVVREPTSSSHEIEEEEVLLPQQATRNPVFSNMD from the exons ATGGCTCATGTTTACGACAACTGGGAAAGGCTTGTCCGAACCATCCTGCGGATGGAGGATCTCCGGTATACCGGCGAAAGGACTCCGAGCGACGTGTCCGCTATATCCCTCTTGTCATCCTCCTTCAATCTTAGTTCTACTGCTTCTTCCCCTCTCCGGCCAATTTCGTCTTTCAACTTCTCCACCTTACTACTATCAGCAGCTGGAGAGGCGTTCGAGTACGCTGAAATTCTTGCTGCTACAGGTTACTTGAGCAAATCGAATCTGATCAAGCGTGGACGCTCTGGAGATCTCTTTCGGGGTAGTCTGCGAGGTAACACTCCTGTTGTGGTCAAGAGAATTGATTTGTCTTCGTCTGTTGAGAAGCAAGCGCGGTTGATAACGGAGTTGGGTGTTTTAGGGAAGGTTTCGCATAGCAGACTGGTTCCTCTGCTGGGGTATTGCATGGAGAATGGGATTAATGATGACAAGTTTCTGGTTTACAAGTATATGCCTTACAAGGATTTGTCGAGTTTTCAAGGATTGGAGGGTGATGATGAGAGTTCCCAATCGCTGGATTTTGTTAGGAGGATGAAGATTGCAATTGGAGCTGCCGAAGGGCTGTGCTACCTGCATGAGGAATGCAATCCACCTCTTGTTCATAG GGACATTCAAGCCACTAGCATACTCCTCGATGATAGATTTGAAGTacgcttgggaagcttaagtgAGGTCTATGCTCAAAAGCGGGAGACTACTGAGAGTCGTCAAAATATAATTAGCAGGTTCTTGCGGTTGCCTCA ACGCAGGAGCTCTAATCAAGGCACCTCTG GTACCCCAGAGGCTACATGGGCGGATGATGTCTATTGCTTTGGGAAGGTTTTGCTTCAGCTTGTAACAGGAAAGCTAGGTATCAGTGCATCCAGTGAAGCAGTCATGAAGGTGTGGTTGGAGCAGACACTACCCTACATCAGCATTTATGATAAAGAGCTTGTGACAAAAATTATCGATCCATCTTTGTTCATAGACGAAGAACTGTTGGAGGAAGCATGGGCTGTGGCTATAGTTGCCAGGTCTTGCCTTAATCCCAGACCTTCAATGCGACCCTTGATGAGATTTGTTCTTAAAGCTCTGGAAAATCCTCATGAAGTAGTTAGGGAGCCAACTAGCTCCAGCCATGagatagaagaagaagaagttctACTTCCTCAACAAGCTACAAGAAATCCTGTGTTTTCAAACATGGATTGA